The Metabacillus sediminilitoris genome window below encodes:
- a CDS encoding 2-isopropylmalate synthase: MENFTKYSRGYFMPPVKSLKWTEKEYITEPPTWCSVDLRDGNQALVVPMSLEEKLEYFQLLLKIGFKEIEVGFPAASETEYTFLRTLIEEDLIPNDVTIQVLTQSRDHIIKKTFESLKGVNKAVVHLYNSTSLAQREQVFKKSKEEIIEIAVTGAELLKKYADETEGNFQFQYSPESFTGTEIDFALEICNKVLDVWRPTIDNKVIINLPATVSMSMPHVYASQIEYMSDHLNYRDNVILSLHPHNDRGSGVADAELGVLAGGQRIEGTLFGNGERTGNVDIVTLALNMYSHGVDPKLNFENIQEISAIYERLTRMKVYERQPYGGKLVFAAFSGSHQDAIAKGMKWHEENKCENWTVPYLLIDPKDIGREYEADVIRINSQSGKGGIGYVLEQQYGLDLPPKMREHFGYCVKDVSDRQHKELMPNEIYEIFLKEYVNIKDPIEFVNYRFSKHDDFQTIVAIQMENEIQEIAGGGNGRLDAISNALQKKMGVTYTNLVYKEHAQEIGSESNAVSFVGITALNGTVFWGCGIDVDIMTSSIKALFSAVNKMVISESLLDEKSFTLTNK, encoded by the coding sequence ATGGAAAATTTCACAAAATATTCACGAGGCTATTTTATGCCCCCAGTAAAAAGTTTGAAATGGACTGAAAAAGAGTATATTACAGAACCTCCTACCTGGTGTAGTGTCGACCTTCGAGATGGGAACCAGGCTCTGGTTGTTCCCATGAGCCTTGAGGAGAAGCTAGAATATTTTCAATTGCTATTAAAGATAGGTTTCAAGGAAATTGAGGTTGGCTTTCCGGCAGCTTCGGAAACAGAATATACTTTTTTACGGACATTGATTGAAGAAGATTTGATTCCTAATGATGTAACAATTCAAGTATTAACCCAGTCTAGAGATCACATTATTAAAAAGACATTCGAATCACTTAAAGGTGTAAATAAAGCCGTAGTGCATCTTTATAATTCAACCTCTTTAGCACAGCGAGAACAAGTCTTTAAAAAATCAAAAGAAGAGATAATCGAAATTGCTGTAACTGGAGCAGAACTTCTTAAAAAATATGCCGATGAAACCGAAGGTAACTTTCAATTTCAGTATTCACCAGAAAGTTTTACCGGTACAGAAATTGATTTCGCACTAGAAATATGTAATAAGGTCCTGGATGTATGGCGTCCAACAATTGATAACAAGGTAATCATTAATCTCCCGGCTACGGTATCTATGTCCATGCCTCACGTCTATGCAAGTCAAATTGAATACATGAGTGATCATCTAAACTACAGAGATAATGTTATTCTGTCGCTACACCCGCATAATGATAGAGGAAGCGGTGTAGCAGATGCAGAGTTAGGAGTCCTAGCAGGCGGACAGAGAATTGAGGGTACCTTGTTTGGCAATGGGGAAAGAACAGGGAACGTGGATATCGTTACACTTGCACTGAATATGTACTCACATGGTGTTGATCCTAAGCTTAACTTTGAAAATATACAAGAAATTAGTGCAATATATGAGCGCCTGACAAGAATGAAGGTTTATGAGAGACAACCATATGGAGGAAAACTTGTATTTGCTGCATTTTCAGGTTCACATCAAGATGCGATTGCTAAGGGTATGAAATGGCACGAAGAAAACAAGTGTGAGAATTGGACAGTTCCTTATTTATTGATTGATCCAAAAGATATTGGCAGAGAGTATGAAGCTGATGTCATCCGTATCAACAGCCAGTCTGGTAAAGGAGGGATCGGCTATGTGCTTGAACAGCAATATGGACTTGATCTTCCACCAAAAATGCGAGAGCACTTCGGCTACTGTGTGAAAGATGTATCAGACCGTCAACATAAAGAGCTTATGCCAAATGAAATTTATGAAATATTCTTAAAGGAATATGTAAATATAAAAGATCCTATTGAGTTTGTTAATTACAGGTTTAGCAAGCATGATGATTTCCAAACCATCGTAGCTATTCAAATGGAAAATGAGATTCAAGAAATAGCAGGTGGTGGAAATGGTAGACTAGACGCGATTAGCAACGCTCTTCAAAAGAAAATGGGAGTTACTTATACGAATTTGGTTTATAAAGAGCATGCTCAAGAAATAGGATCTGAATCAAACGCTGTATCTTTCGTAGGTATCACTGCTTTAAATGGAACAGTCTTCTGGGGTTGTGGCATTGATGTAGATATTATGACATCTTCTATAAAAGCCCTGTTTAGTGCAGTTAACAAAATGGTGATCAGTGAATCACTACTCGATGAAAAAAGTTTTACCTTAACAAATAAATAA